A window of the Denticeps clupeoides unplaced genomic scaffold, fDenClu1.1, whole genome shotgun sequence genome harbors these coding sequences:
- the LOC114771724 gene encoding beta-galactoside alpha-2,6-sialyltransferase 1-like, with product MKSSSHSHAVPSTMQGRLQWQYFLLTVVFTATSYTLFNFCTGEFEDLPDRRARGSRQEDVLPAGIPEVVRGKPRGWFGVRPRVRGRSGERTQKEIMCALKKQVPLSVVKLGDGPFSGEEWERSFPSKSLEESLGPLRSCAVVTSAGALLNSGLGPEIDSHDAVLRFNSATTDGYSVDVGNKTTLRLVNSKVVVKSWDAFSSSHLYKTGVLLVWDPAPYSRNLTDWYKKPDFDFFKAYQKYRQLHPDQPFYILSPSYHWNLWDLIQDNTVLNLVFNPPSTGMQGIALMMNLCEKVNVYEFLPSHRKTSLCHYYEKHKAYCMYGGYHPLTFEKSLIKRLNQGTSDDVLTLGRVTLSGLSQITCP from the exons ATGAAGTCAAGTTCACACAGTCACGCCGTGCCTTCAACAATGCAGGGAAGACTCCAGTGGCAGTATTTTCTACTGACCGTCGTCTTCACCGCCACATCTTACACACTCTTCAACTTCTGCACAGGGGAGTTTGAGGATCTTCCAGACAGAAGAGCACGTGGCTCCCGCCAAGAGGACGTGCTGCCTGCGGGCATTCCTGAGGTGGTCAGGGGGAAACCAAGAGGATGGTTTGGCGTCAGGCCGAGGGTGAGAGGGCGCAGCGGGGAGCGGACTCAGAAGGAGATCATGTGTGCGCTGAAGAAGCAGGTCCCTCTCAGCGTCGTGAAGCTGGGAGATGGGCCGTTTTCAGGGGAAGAGTGGGAGAGGAGCTTTCCCTCAAAAAGCCTGGAAGAAAGCCTGGGTCCTCTGAGGAGCTGCGCCGTCGTCACGTCTGCAGGAGCTTTACTCAACTCAGGACTGGGACCGGAGATTG ACTCCCATGATGCTGTGCTTCGCTTTAACTCTGCAACAACGGATGGTTACAGTGTAGATGTGGGGAACAAGACCACTCTCCGCCTGGTAAACTCCAAG GTCGTAGTGAAGAGCTGGGACGCCTTCTCCAGTTCGCATCTTTACAAGACAGGAGTTCTGCTTGTGTGGGACCCAGCGCCTTACTCCAGAAACCTGACAGAC TGGTACAAGAAGCCAGACTTTGACTTCTTCAAGGCCTACCAGAAATATCGGCAGCTCCATCCCGACCAGCCGTTTTACATTCTGAGCCCCTCCTATCACTGGAATCTCTGGGATTTGATTCAGGACAATACTgttttgaacctggtcttcaaCCCGCCTTCTACTGGAATGCAAG GCATTGCCCTGATGATGAACCTCTGCGAGAAGGTGAACGTCTACGAGTTCCTGCCCTCACACAGGAAGACCAGCCTGTGCCACTACTACGAGAAGCACAAGGCCTACTGCATGTATGGAGGTTACCACCCACTTACCTTCGAAAAGAGCCTCATCAAGCGCCTCAACCAAGGCACCAGTGACGACGTCCTCACGTTGGGACGGGTCACGCTGAGTGGACTGTCGCAGATAACGTGTCCTTAA
- the LOC114771725 gene encoding uncharacterized protein LOC114771725 — protein MAEAVKDTSDLRIVLLGTKGVGKSTSGNTILGRNDFGSQSRGAPKCTEARGMVGKRRVRVIDTPDLLKEVPREVDTVISLSSPGPHLFLLVLHPKKMKENLDEVLATIREAFGAKAVDFTIVLFTHGDQEEEASFLASHKASKHLPMPLRKRHHMFNNENRGDRDQVRDLMAKIEGMVQEKGGFYNIPTTVPLVKPRAQDTRRENPDSKTMKSGRFSEILSKWTDTEKRSTKDCVRVVLIGKTGVGKSTTGNTILGRATFHSSVVMSSVTKKCEKSFSNIGSRVVCVIDTPGLFDTTIPNEQIKKEIGNCIALSSPGPHVFLLLMAIGRFTKEESDTLLMLQDIFGERAKAYTIIGFTRGEELRDERRSVEEYIRNGHPQVRELIQDCGGRYHLFCNKDKSAESQAMGFLQKIDKMVQANGGSYYTSSMFLDTEKEIQAKEMKLIKEKMADLEKKYEQALQRIEEGIERTHEKITIKDHQFVTEVSKISQTIECNLSVKRDIYNFPHVKNEPEEETPEMAATEDNEQLNMEEGYQKKVKELQDKLALELQETYEKIRSQAEQDQAVETAEKVNTKRSYDKGIYSCPQCRATFTPRPALNKNPLLAEMMEELKKPEFRTACLNQGQKPGTALQGRGCSQHGKSLETFCQTDQQLICYLCVIEEHRGHQLMSIAAERKEKQTYLRNTQKKSSETLQVREKELQELRDAVETLKRSAQAAVEDSENIFTQMIRSIEKRCSEVCKMIRDQEKAELSRAEGHLVRLEQEIIDLRRRDAELEQLSHTEDHIHFLEKFKSLGDLDGFENSTSHHSTHQNVSFEAVNQSVAALKKQLEDLYELELLKISKEVSQSQLVLSSESNVKTRILQRLEKVRARPEDGVRVVLMGKNGVGKSATGNTILGKAAFQSSTAMFSVTKKCKKESAYVGPRLVHVIDTPGLFDTDLPKKEIRKELGKCVVLSSPGPHVLLLLVAIGRFTKEERETILMLQDIFGSRVRDHIIVGFTRGDYLQEEGIRIEDYIRRGSPEVRELIQECGGRYHVFYNKDKNADVQAKSLLQKMDRMVEENGGSYFTSNLFLETERELQAKERVLLQQKMAELQNKYQETLLSMEEEMCMADDVANSRTTLPNRRQIKNKCNDKDSQQRPEENCQKKTKQMKEKLDLELRETCEEIRGQAEDDEAHDALKLMDDDTAERVEKRCSIL, from the exons A TGGCGGAGGCAGTAAAAGATACGAGTGATCTAAGAATTGTACTCCTCGGAACAAAAGGAGTAGGAAAAAGTACATCTGGCAATACCATACTTGGAAGAAATGACTTTGGTTCTCAGTCCCGTGGAGCACCAAAGTGTACAGAGGCCAGGGGTATGGTTGGCAAAAGGAGGGTTCGTGTGATCGACACCCCCGACTTGTTGAAGGAGGTGCCCAGAGAAGTCGACACTGTCATCTCCTTGTCTTCTCCTGGACCACATTTGTTTCTGCTCGTCCTTCAtccaaagaaaatgaaagagaatCTGGACGAAGTACTCGCCACAATTCGTGAGGCTTTTGGAGCCAAAGCAGTGGATTTCACAATTGTGCTTTTCACCCATGGCGATCAAGAGGAGGAGGCCAGCTTTCTTGCATCTCACAAAGCGAGCAAACATTTACCCATGCCACTCAGAAAGAGACACCACAtgtttaataatgaaaacagGGGAGACCGCGACCAGGTTAGAGATCTTATGGCAAAAATTGAAGGCATGGTCCAGGAAAAGGGAGGCTTCTACAACATTCCAACGACTGTACCACTTGTCAAACCGAGGGCTCAAGACACGAGAAGGGAAAATCCTGACTCAAAAACAATGAAGTCTGGACGCTTCTCAGAAATACTAAGCAAAT GGACTGACACAGAAAAACGGTCAACAA AGGACTGTGTGAGGGTAGTCCTGATTGGGAAGACCGGTGTTGGAAAAAGCACAACTGGAAACACCATTCTTGGAAGAGCAACTTTCCATTCTTCTGTTGTAATGTCCTCGGTTACcaaaaaatgtgagaaaagcTTCTCAAACATTGGCTCAAGAGTGGTCTGCGTGATCGACACCCCAGGGCTGTTTGATACAACCATCCCAAATGAGCAAATCAAGAAGGAGATTGGAAATTGCATCGCGCTGTCATCACCTGGGCCGCACGTCTTCTTGCTGCTGATGGCTATAGGGCGATTCACAAAAGAAGAGAGCGACACACTGCTGATGCTTCAAGACATATTTGGGGAGCGAGCCAAAGCATACACTATCATTGGTTTTACCAGAGGAGAGGAACTGCGAGACGAGAGAAGAAGTGTTGAAGAGTACATTCGTAATGGCCATCCTCAAGTGAGGGAACTCATTCAGGACTGCGGCGGCCGGTATCACTTGTTCTGCAACAAAGACAAGAGCGCCGAAAGTCAGGCCATGGGATTCCTGCAGAAGATAGACAAGATGGTCCAAGCTAATGGAGGAAGCTACTACACCAGCAGCATGTTTCTGGACACAGAGAAAGAAATCCAGGCCAAGGAAATGAAGCTCATAAAGGAGAAAATGGCAGACCTGGAAAAGAAGTACGAACAAGCTCTCCAACGAATAGAAGAGGGCATTGAACGCACACATGAGAAAATCACCATCAAAGATCATCAATTTGTGACTGAGGTTTCCAAAATAAGTCAGACGATTGAATGTAATCTTTCTGTTAAGCGTGACATTTATAATTTCCCGCATGTGAAAAATGAGCCCGAGGAAGAAACTCCGGAGATGGCAGCGACAGAAGACAATGAACAGCTCAATATGGAGGAAGGTTATCAAAAGAAGGTGAAGGAACTACAAGACAAACTAGCGTTAGAGCTGCAGGAAACCTATGAGAAGATCAGGAGCCAGGCTGAACAGGATCAGGCTGTTGAAACAGCAGAAAAAGTTAATACCAAACGGTCAT ATGATAAAGGCATTTACAGCTGCCCCCAGTGTAGAGCCACTTTCACTCCCAGACCCGCACTCAACAAAAATCCCCTGCTTGCTGAGATGATGGAGGAACTAAAGAAGCCGGAATTCCGAACTGCTTGTCTAAACCAGGGACAAAAACCAGGGACAGCACTTCAGGGGAGGGGCTGCTCCCAACATGGGAAAAGCCTGGAGACGTTTTGTCAGACTGATCAGCAGCTCATCTGTTATCTGTGCGTAATAGAAGAGCACAGAGGCCATCAATTAATGTCGATTGCAGCAGAAAGGAAGGAGAAACAG ACGTACTTAAGAAACACGCAGAAGAAATCTTCAGAGACACTCCAGGTGAGAgagaaggagctgcaggagctgagAGATGCTGTGGAGACTCTCAAG CGCTCTGCACAGGCAGCAGTGGAGGACAGTGAGAATATCTTTACTCAGATGATCCGCTCCATTGAGAAAAGATGCTCTGAGGTGTGTAAGATGATCAGAGATCAGGAGAAGGCTGAACTGAGTCGGGCTGAAGGACACCTGGTgcgactggagcaggagatAATTGatctgaggaggagagacgctGAGCTCGAGCAGCTTTCACACACAGAGGATCACATCCATTTCCTTGAG aagTTCAAGTCTCTCGGTGACCTTGATGGGTTTGAAAACTCAACTAGTCACCATTCTACCCATCAGAATGTCTCTTTCGAAGCTGTAAACCAATCTGTTGCTGCTCTGAAAAAACAACTGGAAGACTTATATGAACTAGAACTACTCAAGATATCCAAAGAAG TGAGTCAATCCCAACTGGTTCTGTCTTCTGAATCCAATGTCAAAACACGGATTTTACAAC GGCTTGAAAAGGTACGAGCACGTCCAG AAGACGGTGTGAGGGTGGTCCTGATGGGGAAAAACGGGGTTGGAAAAAGTGCAACAGGAAACACCATTCTTGGAAAGGCAGCGTTTCAGTCTTCTACTGCAATGTTCTCAGTTACCAAGAAATGCAAGAAAGAGAGTGCGTATGTTGGTCCAAGGCTGGTGCATGTCATTGACACCCCAGGGCTTTTTGACACGGACCTTCCAAAAAAGGAAATCAGGAAAGAGCTCGGAAAATGTGTTGTCCTGTCGTCACCTGGGCCACACGTGCTTTTGTTGCTGGTGGCCATAGGGCGCTTCACAAAAGAAGAGCGTGAGACCATACTGATGCTTCAGGACATATTTGGGAGTAGGGTCAGAGACCACATTATCGTGGGTTTCACCAGAGGTGATTACCTGCAGGAAGAGGGCATCCGTATCGAAGACTACATTAGACGCGGCAGTCCTGAAGTGAGGGAACTGATTCAAGAATGTGGTGGTCGTTATCACGTGTTCTACAACAAAGACAAGAACGCAGACGTTCAGGCCAAGTCTCTGTTGCAGAAGATGGACAGGATGGTTGAAGAGAATGGTGGAAGCTACTTCACCTCCAACTTGTTTctggaaacagagagagaacTTCAGGCCAAGGAAAGGGTGCTGCTACAGCAGAAAATGGCAGAACTGCAAAACAAATATCAAGAAACCCTGCTAAGTATGGAGGAGGAAATGTGCATGGCAGACGATGTAGCAAATTCAAGGACCACACTTCCAAATAGACGTCAAATCAAGAATAAATGCAATGACAAGGACTCACAACAACGTCCGGAAGAAAACTGTCAGAAGAAGACGAAGCAGATGAAAGAAAAGCTGGATTTAGAGCTGAGAGAAACTTGTGAAGAAATAAGAGGTCAAGCAGAAGATGATGAGGCCCATGATGCATTAAAACTGATGGATGATGATACAGCGGAAAGAGTCGAGAAACGTTGCTCAATATTATGA
- the LOC114771737 gene encoding GTPase IMAP family member 8-like isoform X1: MDKKSETGRRSSELRIVLLGKSGMGKSSSGNTILGKKAFQTQRSSLSGTTRMTKGRVNDRSVVVIDTPDLFSGQLDHESLQREINTIVTLSKPGPHVFLLVLQPSKLTHSEEESLSLIQEAFGEGALDFTMALFTHGDQQEETCFTVSDLSKQVLKKLVNSHYVFHNQTMADHDQVSGLLEKIDQMVESNGDFYCSTKSNHLQQEVGPPKSIETPPNLRGLQTRPQQEPQDEKINFQQTLNRWRRIEKQTNAESLRLVLIGKTGVGKSATGNTIFGQNVFKSSGLMSSVTSKCEKKTMMMGSRQVQIIDTPGLFDTDLPEDKIREEIGKCISLSSPGPHVFLLLIAVGRFTKEESETLLMIQDIFGEQAKEYIIVGFTRGDVLGEEGMSIEEYLRKGSSEVRKLIDDCGGRYHVFNNKNQDTEHQTTSLLDKVDRMIEKNGGSFYTCEMFQEIERQIAAKEEKLLLQKLEEISNLYANTIEGLADSDVKETAGHYEVPIDQDTQGESGEAEESHGKKGDLFTKGKTIRCSVREMQRSLTSIEKQIFLELTRSYQAIRREAEITHAPEAAKMAEAKPKKKKQWLRCTIS; the protein is encoded by the exons ATGGACAAGAAATCTG AAACTGGAAGAAGGTCCTCTGAGCTGAGAATTGTCCTCCTGGGTAAAAGTGGAATGGGGAAGAGTTCCAGCGGAAACACCATTCTGggcaaaaaagcatttcagacCCAAAGGTCATCTTTATCAGGAACAACGAGAATGACCAAGGGAAGGGTGAATGACAGAAGCGTGGTGGTCATCGACACCCCTGACCTTTTCAGTGGTCAGCTGGATCATGAGAGCCTCCAGAGAGAGATCAACACCATAGTTACCCTGTCAAAACCTGGACCTCATGTGTTCCTCCTGGTCCTCCAGCCCAGCAAATTAACGCATAGTGAAGAGGAATCTCTTAGCCTGATCCAAGAGGCCTTTGGAGAAGGAGCACTCGATTTCACAATGGCTCTCTTCACTCATGGAGACCAACAGGAGGAAACCTGCTTCACTGTGTCCGATCTAAGCAAACAGGTGCTGAAGAAGCTCGTCAACAGCCATTACGTGTTTCACAACCAAACCATGGCTGATCACGACCAGGTTTCGGGTCTTCTGGAGAAAATAGACCAAATGGTGGAAAGCAATGGCGACTTCTACTGCTCCACAAAGTCGAACCATCTTCAGCAAGAGGTGGGGCCACCCAAGTCGATAGAGACCCCACCCAATCTACGCGGCCTGCAAACACGACCACAGCAGGAACCACAGGATGAAAAAATCAATTTTCAGCAGACTTTAAATAGAT GGCGTCGCATTGAAAAACAGACGAATGCGG AGAGCTTAAGGCTGGTCCTGATTGGGAAGACTGGAGTTGGAAAGAGTGCGACGGGGAACACCATCTTTGgacaaaatgtgtttaagtCATCGGGACTAATGAGCTCCGTCACGTCAAAATGCGAGAAGAAGACCATGATGATGGGTTCAAGGCAGGTTCAGATCATCGACACCCCAGGGCTATTTGACACAGACCTGCCTGAGGACAAGATCAGGGAAGAGATCGGGAAGTGCATCAGCCTGTCATCTCCTGGTCCTCATGTCTTCCTGCTGCTGATCGCCGTCGGACGTTTCACGAAGGAGGAGAGCGAGACGCTGCTGATGATTCAGGACATATTTGGGGAACAAGCCAAAGAGTACATCATTGTGGGCTTCACCAGAGGGGATGTTCTTGGTGAAGAAGGGATGAGCATTGAAGAGTACCTGAGAAAAGGCAGCTCTGAAGTGAGGAAACTAATAGATGATTGTGGGGGGAGGTATCATGTCTTCAACAATAAAAACCAGGACACTGAACATCAGACCACGTCTCTGTTGGATAAGGTGGACAGAATGATCGAGAAGAATGGAGGCAGTTTCTACACGTGCGAGATGTTCCAGGAGATCGAGAGACAGATTGCAGCTAAAGAAGAGAAACTTTTGCTTCAGAAATTAGAGGAGATTTCAAATTTGTATGCAAACACAATCGAAGGTCTGGCTGATTCTGACGTTAAAGAGACAGCAGGTCATTACGAGGTTCCTATAGACCAGGACACCCAGGGTGAGAGTGGTGAAGCTGAAGAATCTCATGGAAAGAAGGGTGACCTGTTCACCAAGGGGAAGACCATCAGGTGCTCTGTGAGGGAAATGCAGCGAAGTTTGACCTCCATAGAGAAACAGATTTTCCTCGAGTTGACCAGAAGTTACCAGGCCATACGGAGAGAAGCTGAGATAACTCACGCCCCCGAGGCAGCAAAGATGGCGGAAGCAAAGccgaagaagaaaaaacaatggCTCCGTTGCACAATATCATGA
- the LOC114771737 gene encoding SRR1-like protein isoform X2, with protein sequence MACGEGWQVARRRKGAGRRDRPPPRARKEDADALSGTESERRIAEAVNELRGEEFWHRWRELITRCKASGEPSSGEPSDADGAWDCVCYGLGSFSSCVSARYQLAMLLLLLEALRVPVERCSVYDPVFTSAECGTLRDLGFTVLTENEEGKRAVSRPTLFYLMHCGKALYNNLLWRNWSLQALPKVMVIGNSFHGIQERILQRELQRDYTYLDAVMGTCEETALPCSPRFSDVFNDTALIRFPRQNLHKLPESSWTFPVEPQYQHCQDLEIIREERN encoded by the exons ATGGCGTGCGGGGAAGGGTGGCAGGTGGCCCGCCGGCGGAAAGGAGCCGGGCGCAGGGACAGACCGCCGCCGAGGGCCCGTAAAGAGGACGCAGATGCTCTGAGCGGGACAGAAAGCGAACGGCGGATCGCGGAGGCTGT GAATGAGTTGAGGGGAGAGGAGTTTTGGCACCGCTGGAGGG AACTGATAACCCGCTGTAAGGCCAGTGGGGAGCCTTCTTCCGGGGAGCCGAGTGATGCTGACGGCGCGTGGGACTGCGTGTGTTACGGGCTGGGCAGCTTCTCCTCGTGTGTGTCGGCGCGGTACCAACTGGCcatgctgcttctgctgctggaaGCGCTCCGG GTCCCAGTGGAGCGATGCAGCGTGTACGACCCCGTCTTCACGTCCGCAGAGTGCGGCACGCTGCGAGACCTGGGATTCACGGTTCTTACAGAAAACGAG GAGGGAAAAAGAGCCGTGTCCCGACCCACTCTGTTCTAcctgatgcattgtgggaaagcTTTGTACAACAACCTGCTGTGGAGGAACTGGAGTCTGCAGGCTCTGCCAAAGGTCATGGTTATCGGCAACAGCTTCCACGGAATCCAGGAGAG GATCCTGCAGAGGGAGCTCCAGAGGGACTACACCTACCTGGATGCT GTGATGGGGACATGCGAGGAGACGGCCCTTCCCTGCTCGCCGCGCTTTTCCGACGTGTTTAACGACACGGCGCTGATCCGATTCCCCCGGCAGAACCTCCACAAGTTGCCAGAATCCTCCTGGACTTTCCCTGTTGAACCTCAGTACCAGCACTGCCAGGACTTGGAGATCATCCGGGAAGAGAGAAACTGA